From Chloroflexota bacterium, one genomic window encodes:
- a CDS encoding rod shape-determining protein: MFEKLIGIDLGTVNVLVYVQGRGIIMQEPSVVAISTRDNKIVAVGHEARDMLGRSPDSIEVARPLRNGVVADYVVTEAMLRYFIRKVCGRNPLFKPRVMVSTPKGVTSVEARAVRDAALEAGAREAHLIPEPLAAAFGAGLPIGTPTGNMVVDVGGGTTEAAVVSMYDIVVWSSVRVGGNRIDEAIQTYIRKKYNLMIGEQTAEEIKIKIGSALPIDPDLSLEVKGRDQVSGLPKTIGITAGEVTEAIAEPLNAIVSTVRATLEKTPPELAADIIDRGMVLTGGSAQLRYLDQLLTQETGVPCYIAENPMACVALGAGRALENYDLMRRSLPQV; encoded by the coding sequence ATGTTTGAAAAGCTCATCGGCATTGATCTGGGGACGGTGAACGTCCTGGTATACGTTCAGGGCCGTGGCATCATCATGCAGGAGCCGTCTGTTGTCGCGATCTCCACGCGGGACAATAAGATCGTAGCGGTCGGGCATGAGGCTCGTGATATGTTGGGGCGGTCTCCGGACTCCATCGAGGTGGCTCGTCCCCTGCGCAACGGCGTGGTGGCGGACTACGTGGTCACCGAGGCCATGCTGCGGTATTTCATCCGCAAGGTGTGCGGCCGTAACCCGCTGTTCAAGCCGCGCGTGATGGTGAGCACGCCCAAGGGGGTCACCAGCGTGGAGGCCAGGGCCGTGCGGGATGCGGCCCTGGAGGCGGGCGCGCGTGAGGCGCACCTGATCCCGGAGCCGCTGGCGGCCGCGTTTGGGGCCGGGCTGCCCATCGGCACGCCCACCGGCAACATGGTCGTCGATGTCGGCGGGGGCACGACCGAGGCGGCCGTGGTATCCATGTATGACATCGTGGTGTGGAGTTCGGTGCGCGTGGGCGGCAACCGCATCGATGAGGCGATCCAGACCTACATCCGCAAGAAGTACAATCTGATGATCGGCGAGCAGACGGCCGAGGAGATCAAGATCAAGATCGGCAGCGCCCTGCCCATCGACCCCGATCTCTCCCTGGAGGTCAAGGGACGAGACCAGGTGTCGGGTTTGCCCAAGACCATCGGGATCACGGCCGGAGAGGTGACGGAGGCCATCGCCGAGCCGTTGAACGCGATCGTGAGCACGGTGCGGGCGACGCTGGAGAAGACGCCGCCGGAGTTGGCGGCCGACATCATCGATCGTGGCATGGTGTTGACGGGGGGCAGCGCTCAGCTGCGGTACCTCGATCAGTTGCTGACGCAGGAGACGGGCGTGCCGTGTTACATCGCGGAGAATCCGATGGCCTGCGTGGCGTTGGGGGCCGGCCGGGCGCTGGAGAATTACGATTTGATGCGGCGTAGCCTGCCGCAGGTGTGA
- a CDS encoding protein kinase, whose protein sequence is MATTCPKCGADQPYPTDFCLSCGLPLQTRCPRCGAPVRPGAQRCPQCGSRLTDPLSFEELFGAPTTLQGRYTIEKRLKRGHATAVYLARDQALGRRCVIKEFHPRRLPDDFERDEAQRSFHAEAARWAQVRHPRLARIQDMFIQAGRSYLVMEWVRGHSLRRLIADPRMEIDELTAVAWALQICDALAFLHGQTPPLIFGDLNPRHVMITTEGRVKLIDFGLSAWFTPWDQGPPRYRGSPGYAAPEQRERWEADARSDLYALGGLLYHMLTRQAPNQPPIRLNELPPALAQIIRRARQRAPERRFPSAQAMRRALAKAAPGVPSRPKEEAPQEPIEPSSFAAPTRPAASAIVAHPTLDPWADLRSHLAEQARSDWLRAVRRFYGGQTLDQLQREIARLAEGEQDHIAQQIQAALERAEELLDRGEMEDALGRQVLFARWLAEIKATPPDPEFIVRPQRFTFGGLTRRVAKRTALRIRNTGQGVLVGEVESTLPWLEVRDARFSCRPGEEARVIVVAHGKQLPLEGERAPRALRIITNRGATWIPALASLIVPSLAVQPTSIDFGQVRHGQEAQAEIVIANQGGGEIQGAVRSTVTWLSVTPRQFQIGAEEGQKIHVRFHGDLAPPGVEEAADVLVVDSDYGQARLSVRWRWAEPEMVLAPEKLAWGARERGSEAEITLTITNSGTAPLEGRLLSRCDWIDVSPERFSCAPGESQSIRVHAHLEGLPAGVTALGEALVIESNAGRKILATSVEILAPVLQVKPISLDLGEAEWGEVRRGSLRISNQGTIPLRANLKALLPWLHLEPTEIECAPGKSARVVVEARTEEMLQGGDWQAAPGIHIESNAGARDVPISLLVYKPEMQVEPEFLNFGVIPREGVGELTLYISNPGTAPLAWSLSSEALWLEVTMPQGTTPPGETSQVHLYAYGLAVPADQDEAQMALIIESNAGERTVQGAVAIARPQLWVTPPLLDLGTSANYVPVEDILSLFNRGVGELSGTIRASVPWLTVEPDTFQIPTGGQQPITVRATPEGLREGENVIEGALEVISNAGQEQVDIRIKIQLSGQLVVGSSRLTWTLGETPPILRLKNTGYAPISVTVHPQAEWLRVNRDRLVVKRGRGARVELAIREEALPANDVLETEIVLEQPDQTTRIPVVVTRGE, encoded by the coding sequence ATGGCCACCACATGCCCTAAATGCGGCGCCGATCAGCCCTATCCCACGGACTTCTGTCTATCCTGTGGGCTCCCGCTGCAAACGCGATGCCCACGCTGCGGCGCGCCCGTCCGCCCGGGCGCCCAGCGCTGCCCACAATGCGGCTCTCGCCTCACGGATCCCCTCTCCTTTGAGGAGCTTTTCGGCGCGCCGACGACCCTGCAAGGGCGCTACACCATCGAAAAACGGCTGAAGCGCGGGCATGCCACCGCCGTCTATCTGGCGCGTGATCAGGCTCTGGGAAGGCGCTGCGTGATCAAGGAGTTCCATCCGCGCCGCCTGCCCGACGACTTCGAGCGCGACGAGGCGCAGCGATCGTTCCACGCGGAGGCGGCCCGCTGGGCCCAGGTGCGCCATCCACGTCTGGCCCGCATCCAGGACATGTTCATCCAGGCCGGCCGCTCGTACCTGGTCATGGAGTGGGTACGCGGGCACAGCCTGCGACGCCTGATCGCGGATCCCCGAATGGAGATCGACGAACTTACCGCGGTGGCCTGGGCGCTGCAAATCTGCGACGCGCTGGCCTTCCTCCACGGCCAGACGCCACCGCTCATCTTCGGCGACCTGAACCCCAGGCATGTGATGATCACCACGGAGGGCCGGGTCAAGCTGATCGACTTCGGGCTGAGCGCGTGGTTCACCCCATGGGACCAGGGCCCTCCACGCTATCGCGGCAGCCCAGGGTACGCCGCGCCGGAGCAACGAGAGCGATGGGAGGCCGACGCCCGCAGCGATCTCTATGCGCTGGGCGGCCTGCTCTACCACATGCTCACCCGACAGGCTCCCAATCAGCCGCCCATCCGGCTGAACGAATTGCCACCGGCCCTGGCCCAGATCATCCGCCGGGCGCGCCAACGCGCGCCCGAACGTCGCTTCCCCTCCGCCCAGGCCATGCGACGCGCCCTGGCGAAGGCGGCGCCCGGCGTCCCGTCCCGTCCAAAGGAGGAAGCCCCGCAGGAGCCCATCGAGCCCTCCTCCTTCGCCGCGCCAACCCGGCCAGCCGCGAGCGCCATCGTCGCGCACCCGACCCTGGATCCCTGGGCCGACCTGCGATCCCATCTGGCGGAGCAGGCCCGAAGCGATTGGCTGCGCGCCGTGCGACGGTTCTACGGGGGGCAAACCCTGGACCAGCTGCAACGTGAGATCGCCCGGCTGGCGGAGGGCGAGCAGGATCACATCGCGCAGCAGATCCAGGCCGCCCTGGAGAGGGCGGAAGAGCTACTCGACCGGGGAGAGATGGAGGACGCGCTGGGACGCCAGGTTCTCTTCGCCCGCTGGCTGGCGGAGATCAAGGCCACGCCGCCCGATCCGGAGTTCATCGTCCGCCCACAGCGGTTCACCTTCGGCGGGCTGACCCGCCGCGTGGCCAAACGCACAGCTTTGCGCATCCGGAACACGGGACAGGGCGTGCTCGTGGGCGAGGTGGAAAGCACGTTGCCCTGGCTGGAGGTGCGAGACGCCCGCTTCAGCTGTCGGCCCGGCGAGGAGGCGCGTGTGATCGTCGTGGCCCACGGCAAACAGCTCCCATTGGAAGGGGAGCGCGCCCCCCGGGCGCTGCGCATCATCACGAACCGGGGAGCGACCTGGATCCCGGCCCTGGCCAGCCTGATCGTGCCCTCTCTGGCCGTCCAGCCGACATCGATCGACTTCGGGCAGGTCCGACACGGGCAGGAAGCCCAGGCCGAGATCGTGATCGCCAATCAGGGGGGCGGCGAGATCCAGGGGGCGGTGAGGAGCACGGTCACCTGGCTCTCGGTCACCCCTCGCCAGTTTCAAATCGGCGCGGAGGAAGGGCAAAAGATCCACGTGAGGTTCCATGGGGATCTGGCCCCGCCGGGCGTCGAGGAGGCCGCCGACGTGCTGGTGGTGGACAGCGACTATGGGCAGGCCCGGCTCTCCGTGCGCTGGCGCTGGGCCGAGCCGGAAATGGTCCTCGCGCCAGAGAAGCTGGCGTGGGGTGCGCGGGAGCGAGGATCGGAGGCGGAGATCACCCTCACCATCACGAACTCGGGCACGGCGCCGCTGGAGGGACGCCTGCTGTCCCGCTGCGACTGGATCGACGTATCGCCGGAACGCTTCTCCTGCGCGCCCGGCGAGTCGCAATCCATTCGCGTACACGCCCATCTGGAGGGGCTCCCAGCCGGGGTCACCGCCCTGGGTGAGGCGCTGGTCATCGAGAGCAACGCCGGGCGCAAGATCCTGGCCACCTCCGTGGAGATCCTGGCCCCCGTGCTGCAGGTCAAACCGATCTCCCTGGATCTGGGCGAAGCGGAGTGGGGCGAGGTGCGCCGCGGCAGCCTGCGGATATCCAACCAGGGCACGATCCCACTAAGGGCCAACCTGAAGGCGCTCCTCCCCTGGCTCCACCTGGAGCCCACCGAGATCGAGTGCGCGCCGGGGAAATCCGCGCGCGTCGTCGTCGAGGCACGCACCGAGGAGATGCTGCAGGGCGGAGACTGGCAGGCGGCCCCGGGCATCCACATCGAGAGCAACGCCGGGGCGCGAGACGTCCCGATCTCGCTCCTGGTGTACAAACCCGAGATGCAGGTAGAGCCGGAGTTCCTGAACTTCGGTGTGATCCCCCGGGAGGGGGTCGGAGAGCTGACCCTGTATATCAGCAACCCGGGCACAGCCCCGCTGGCCTGGTCCCTCTCCAGCGAGGCGCTCTGGCTGGAGGTGACGATGCCCCAGGGGACCACCCCGCCGGGTGAGACGTCCCAGGTGCACCTGTATGCTTACGGGCTGGCCGTCCCCGCGGATCAGGACGAGGCGCAGATGGCCCTGATCATCGAGAGCAACGCGGGCGAGCGAACCGTCCAGGGCGCCGTGGCCATCGCACGTCCTCAGCTGTGGGTGACGCCCCCGCTGCTGGACCTGGGCACCAGCGCGAACTACGTCCCGGTGGAGGACATCCTCAGCCTGTTCAATCGCGGGGTAGGCGAGCTCTCGGGCACGATCCGGGCCTCCGTCCCCTGGCTGACGGTGGAGCCCGACACCTTCCAGATCCCCACCGGCGGCCAACAACCCATCACGGTGAGGGCCACGCCGGAGGGCCTGCGCGAAGGGGAGAACGTCATCGAGGGGGCCCTGGAAGTCATCAGCAACGCGGGACAGGAGCAGGTGGACATCCGCATCAAGATCCAGCTCAGCGGGCAGCTGGTGGTAGGATCCAGCCGGCTGACATGGACATTGGGAGAAACACCGCCTATCCTGCGGCTGAAGAACACGGGCTACGCGCCGATCTCCGTGACGGTTCATCCACAGGCGGAGTGGCTGCGCGTCAACCGGGATCGGCTGGTCGTGAAGCGAGGGAGGGGAGCTCGGGTCGAGCTGGCGATCCGGGAGGAGGCGCTGCCCGCGAACGACGTCCTGGAGACGGAGATCGTGCTGGAACAGCCCGATCAGACCACCCGCATCCCGGTGGTCGTCACACGCGGTGAATGA
- a CDS encoding D-lyxose/D-mannose family sugar isomerase, which yields MSREEYRAAQKRAKEYLDRAGIVITPEEEAHIEVADFGLGDLEHTGLQLVVYVNTDRVCAKELVLFPRQTCPEHRHPPVEGEPGKEETFRCRWGQVFLYVPGEPTPNPKARPPKGREHTYTVWHEIVLNPGDQYTLPPDTLHWFQAGDEGAVVSEFSTRSRDEADIFTDPEIQRATIVQ from the coding sequence ATCTCGCGTGAGGAATATCGCGCCGCGCAGAAGCGGGCAAAGGAATACCTGGATCGTGCGGGCATCGTGATCACCCCGGAGGAGGAGGCCCACATTGAGGTGGCGGACTTCGGGCTGGGAGACCTGGAACACACCGGTTTGCAACTGGTGGTGTATGTGAACACCGATCGGGTGTGTGCCAAAGAGCTGGTGCTATTCCCACGGCAGACGTGCCCCGAGCATCGGCATCCGCCGGTGGAAGGAGAGCCTGGGAAGGAGGAGACCTTCCGCTGCCGCTGGGGGCAGGTGTTCCTCTACGTCCCTGGGGAGCCCACACCCAATCCCAAAGCGCGTCCACCCAAGGGTCGGGAGCACACCTACACCGTCTGGCACGAGATCGTGCTGAACCCCGGTGACCAGTACACGCTGCCCCCGGACACGCTCCATTGGTTCCAGGCCGGGGATGAAGGAGCGGTGGTATCCGAGTTCTCCACCCGCAGCCGGGACGAGGCGGACATCTTCACGGATCCGGAGATCCAGCGCGCCACCATCGTCCAGTAG
- a CDS encoding sugar kinase encodes MVADVLARPVRRLPERGKLDLVDRMELHTGGCAVNTGIALAKLGIRTAVMGKVGVDGFGDYIIHTLQDHGIDTTGVVRDQVANTSATMVMIGPDGERSFIHYLGANAELRQADVDLDVVKQGRILHIAGHNLMSKFDGPDAAAVLEAAHRLGVATSLDTAWDATGRWLRLIEPCLPHIDYFVPSFEEARLIADREDPADVARFFLDYGIQIVALKMGEAGCYVTDGEQTVRLPVYPVQPVDTTGAGDCFAAGFLAGLVQGWDLERTARFANAVGAMCVTAIGATSGVRDMEETWAFIQEMESRGDQ; translated from the coding sequence ATGGTAGCCGACGTGCTGGCCCGGCCGGTCCGCCGTCTGCCGGAGCGCGGCAAACTGGACCTGGTGGACCGGATGGAGCTGCACACGGGCGGATGCGCGGTGAACACCGGCATCGCCCTGGCCAAGCTGGGCATCCGCACCGCGGTCATGGGAAAGGTCGGCGTGGACGGATTCGGCGATTACATCATCCACACGCTCCAGGACCACGGGATCGACACGACGGGCGTCGTGCGAGATCAGGTGGCCAACACCTCGGCGACCATGGTGATGATCGGCCCCGACGGGGAACGCAGCTTCATCCATTACCTCGGGGCGAACGCGGAACTGCGTCAAGCGGACGTCGACCTGGACGTGGTGAAACAGGGGCGCATCCTGCACATCGCCGGGCACAACCTGATGTCCAAATTCGATGGCCCCGACGCCGCGGCGGTGCTGGAGGCCGCCCATCGGCTCGGGGTGGCAACCTCGCTGGACACGGCGTGGGACGCCACGGGGCGCTGGCTGCGCCTGATCGAGCCGTGTCTCCCCCACATCGACTACTTCGTGCCCAGCTTTGAAGAGGCGCGTTTGATCGCCGATCGCGAGGACCCGGCCGATGTCGCTCGATTCTTCCTGGATTACGGCATCCAGATCGTGGCCTTGAAGATGGGAGAGGCGGGCTGCTACGTGACAGACGGCGAGCAGACGGTTCGACTGCCCGTCTACCCGGTGCAGCCGGTGGACACCACCGGGGCAGGCGATTGCTTCGCAGCGGGCTTCCTCGCAGGGCTCGTGCAGGGCTGGGACCTGGAGCGGACGGCGCGCTTTGCCAACGCCGTGGGCGCGATGTGCGTAACCGCCATCGGGGCGACCAGCGGCGTGCGTGACATGGAGGAGACGTGGGCGTTCATTCAGGAGATGGAATCCCGGGGAGACCAGTAG